The DNA region agtgtttctcaacgacTGGTCTGTGCATCGGTCCCAGTCCCTGTGATCTCCCTGCTGTAGCCTAGGAAGGCAtcaagctggtccctggtatcaaaaaggttgagagaCAGGGCTGTAGAAGATGCTACTTCTGCAGGAAGGCTCACTCCTGTGCATCATTGCTTTCTTTAAATTGACATTGTCAACTCAGGTCATATGTTATAAGCAAATCCATTTCCTTTCCAGTGTTACAGCAGCAGAGGTTATATTAAAACAGTTTgagtccaattgacttcagtgctgctgctgctgtttgcttctCGCATGTCTCAGTTCAGATAATGGATGTCAGTTTCACATGGTTTATGATCAGTTTTGCTTCTGGAGTGCAATGTCTGGGTTGCAAAAGTTGcaggggaatgtttttgtacagAAGTAGTTTCCAGAGCATGTATGTTGGGGTTCGGTTTTGTAAAAGTTTCTTAAATACTACAGTGAAGCATCATCCTCTGCTGGCTTTCTTATGAGACACTCTGTTAACATTTGTTGTTCTATTGATCCCTCTAGTGGAAGATAAGGTGAAAGACCAACTAGAAGCCGCGAAGCCAGAGCCTATCATTGAAGAAGTGGTATGTGTCTTGATCTTCAATACCTGCTTTGAAATGTAATTGTGCACACTTGTAAACTGACTCTTTTTTCCATTACATTAGTTTGGCTGCTCTTAATGAGAATTCTCTTGTTCATTTTCCCCTAGGATTTGGCAAACCTCGCCCCCAGAAAGCCAGACTGGTAAGTGCTATCTTAGGAATTAGCTTGCATCGATTCAGTCCTTATAGTCTTAAGCATCACGTGTGTGTTCATGGTAGCAGGGACGCTCTCCAGCTATTTCCATAACTTTAACCCTGTTAAGGTTGTACCAGCTGGAACAACAAGAAATTGGGAAACTTATGTTCAGGGTCAAGGGAAACTTCCCAGGAGTGAGATCTGAGTATAGAACAGTCTCCCAAGGGGAGAACTAAAATCCCCATCCATGGACACCAGAAAACCCTAGTCAATATCCTGCAGAAAATGAACAGGCTCTGGCTCTTGGGGGATTGGCTAGATGGGACAGATAAGTGGTGCTGATCTCCACCGTCTGGGAGGTTCTAGGATGGATACAattggttttgtttctgtttggcTAATAATGAAGGGATCTGGTGACGCTTGTATTCTTTGCACTGCGGTTGCATGTGGAGGCTCGATTGGGATCAAGAACCTGGTGTGCTAGGTACTTCTCAAACACATAGTGAGCAATGGTCCCACAGCATGACAGCACCTTGATTTCAGCATGTGGGCAGGCACAGGCATCAGGCTTCACACACAGAGCTGGAACAGTGGGCGCAGGATAACAAGCAAAGGAATATGTTACTGACAGGGGCCTCTGAAGCCAAGAGCATCTGTGTTCAAAGAGTGTGTGGCAGGTTCCCGATGGAAATGAGGGGCACAGAAGGGCCTGGCCCCTGTGCTTCTCAGCTGGGTTTTCACATCCTCCTGTTCAGAAGCCCAATAAATACATCACAAATCACACAGGCCTGACGTGTGGTGCATTGGGCCATTTCTCCTCGTTGGTTGAGTGATGGTGTTTTGTGCTTAGCTGGTGAGTTGGCTTCTCTTTGAATGTGACTGTTGGGCCACATGGATTGCTGGGCATGGGCGTTGAGGAGGTACTAATGCGAGTTGTGGATCTTGCATGGTGTCAGCAGTTCAGAGAGACTTGTGGCCACCAGGAATCTCATGGAGTTCTCGGTCTCGTAGATGGTGCTTGTCTTCTCTCACTTAGGAAGGGCAAGAATTgccctgtggggaggggcagagccgaGGATTTCTtcattccccttcttcccccagtgAGGTGACATTCATCCCTCCCCATGAAGCTAGCACTTCTCTTACCCTTTGCCTTAAAACCGGAATTGGATGgattgctgctgctctcctgctctggTGGTGGTATTTAGGGGCACCTGTGGCAGGAGTATTCCATCCGACTGGTCTGCGTGGCCCTGGCATTGGCTCTGATGGTGATTAAAGTGCCAGCAGCTTGCTCTGTAAGACACAacctctgccccaaggagcataCAGTGTCTCTGTAGCTGTTCTTAATCCAAGACCCCAGACTGGCTCTGAATAGACGCATGGATCCTTTCTGCTGGGCTAGCTGGTGGGCTagctttgtgtctgtgtgtgcttgtgtgttgGGCTTTCTTGCTAAATGACCATCCTCTCCCCCAGGGATTTAAAGCGAGACGTAGCCAAGAagctggaaaaactggagaagagAACGCAAAGGGTAATTGCTGAATTGATAAGTAAGTGCACTGCTGCTGTTGAACTAACGGATGGGAGCCGTGGAAATGGTGATAGACTAGGAAGGACTGGGgtcaagatttttcaaaggcaggaGACAAAAATTAGGCTCTGTATTCATCTGTATAAGTGCTCCCAGCAGTTGCTCCTGAGCTCAGAGGGATCTGCGGGGGAGCTCGGCCCTTTGAGAAGCAGGCTACTTAGGTGCCTGCGtatttatctttgaaaatcatggcCTCGTTTTCAGGCAGTAAATATTGTTGATCTTCAGTGTCACACTTCAGGTGGCAATTCAGACCAGTGGGAGGTTGGGTCACCACTTGTATTACAATCCTGAGTGCCCCAAAATGCTTCCGCTGCTTGTGCTCCCTGCCTGGGACGCACACGCAGCCAGCTTGCACGCCGTGTTCTCTGTGCTTTACAGCTCTGATTAAACCGCTCTGATTCAACCACTCTGAATCCAAGAGCCGGCCTCAGTTATCACAGACACGCTCTTGTCTTTACCAGGTGACCGCAAACCTGTGCCTTCTGccatgtccagccctctcctgcaatTTTCACAGAAATAATATGGTTTGTTCGTTCCGTTAAAGAGACAAAACCAAATAGCTTGCCACATTTACTGCAGTTAAAATTCACTTGAATCAAGCACAGCACTGtgggtttagattaaaagtaaaacaagtttatgaacaaaagaagataggattttaagtgagttcaagtgtAAGAGAGAAATTTAGAGTTGATTTCAAGCAACTacaagtgaaaacatgcatctaaaagtctaaaacttaagctacaggctttgttcaagatgccTTTTCTCGCTCAGTCTTTGGCAAGATGGGGGCTGCCACCCCCCTCACTCCTCCCATCAGGATCTCCTCCAGAACCCAAAGTGCTGGTTCCTTTGTCATGttaggtgagagagagaatttgggttctgcccctttcttttatagtccagAGAATCTttaaaatggattcttctgaaggttacCCTCCAAGTACAGTTCCTTCAAGCTATGAGAAAGGTAACGCTGAGTCTGGTGAAGATGGATGCTCCTTGCTCTTCTTTCCTTCCaggtgtttgctaaaatgcagtgTTCTCTTTCCTGTGATCTCCTCCCCTTGTTAGTTTGATGGCCCCGTTTactgcttatatgtaaattggGGTAAAAGCCCATTCCTtcgtttaggacagacctgtttaccaactcccccggacatgcctggtttaaacacactGTAGTCATAATTCCAGCATGTATCCAGAACTTTCAGACACACCACGTACATTCACCACACAAGcctattaatgatcagtgagtgaTTAGTTTACAAATGATGCTGAACAAGGTGTGTTTTGTACAAAGCGTATTACAGTCGTGTGTAGAGTGAACAGAGCGGGGCTTAGGGTCACAGTCTAAAAAGCCACAGAAAAGACTTTCCAACATGAGTGGAAATGAACAGAGAGGGCGCTTTGAACATGTTGGACTTATAGAGAGCTGGAGCTCATTTGCCAGTTCTCTCTGGACAGCTCTTAGCACTGATGCTGTACCTTTATTTCCGGTTCTGCTCTGAATCTTGGGTTCTCCAGCAATTTCACGGCTGAGAGCGATCTCCAGTGCAAGCTCAGTGGAGCTCGgttggactttttaaaataaaaggctgTGGAATAGTGTCAGGAATGAGCCTCCCTTCACCCCCGACACCCTCTCTCTAGGGGCATTGAGGAGGTGTCTGGGGTGGAGAGTAATGCTGCCTCcctctggctgtcagccagccAGAACGTATTGGTCCTCAGAGCACGCTTCCAGCCAAGCCTTCCCCTGATATGTCAAAAACATTGTTAGTTCCCCTTGATTGCTTCCCTGATGGGTAGGTGGTTGATTTGGGGAGGGGTAATATTGCTGCCCACCATGGGCAGATACACATGTCTATGGGATGTGCCCAGAGCCTGCAGTGGTACAGGTTGTACAGTAGAATCCAGATTCACCCAGCCATTTGGGTGACACTCACATCCACTCCACAAGTAACTGGGACCTGAGCCAATCCAGAATCAATGGATCAGGGAAGCTTGCTGGCAAGGTTGGTGGATATCCTGGAAGTTTGGGTAGCACAGTTCAGATCATCCCCTTCATGTGCCCTTTTAAACTCCGGTTACACAATGATCACTGACTGGCTTTTCTGTTGCCCGCACAGGAGAGCGATTGAGAGGCCAAGAGGAAGAACTGGCATCAGCTGTTGGATCAGCAAAGCAGGAAGGAAGTGATTCTGATTAAAGATGTCTGGTTTGCTGCCTCAGAGCACAGACTCATTGGGGTTTGTCACATTGGTCTTGTCACTCTTTGCTAACAAAATCCTTAACTCCCTTGGACTTGGGTAGAAGGGAATCTGTCTCTGAGAAGGGAATGCTTTAGCCACAGCACAGCAGCTCTTAAAGGGGCAGATATGGGGAGCCCCTCAGTCTGTTCTATACCCACGAGCATGTGTTTGCTGTGTGTGAGCATTTCACATGGGAATGCTCCATGCAATGTGCATGCTGTGTACTGCCTTCTCATCCCCTGGAGAGCGTGCCTGCTCTCTGGCTCAGCCTCGCAGGGGGTGATCGTTGCAGTATGTGGTTTGGCATtgcaggcggggcaggggtgtccAATGGAGCTTTTCTGGACTTTTGATGAAGTAAAAGTTCTCAGATAAAGCACTGGAGCAGATTAAAGGAGCAAATGGCTCATGAGTGGCATGCGCAACACCACACAGCCAGAAGAAAAGCCCTGTGCTTAGCAATCATGTGAGAATTGTGGCCCTACCCAAACTGGTCAGGGAATGATGTAGCATCTCTCTAGCTCAAGCCGTGTTTCAGAGCAGTGTGCTAGAGAGGTGCGAACGATTTCTTTGGCCAGGGCAGACAGCGTGTTTCTGTGCAGAGGTGGGTGGATGTCTATAGAGCCAACTCCTTTGCTGACCCTTTTTATCTCTCCTGCAGTACAGCTGAGCACATGGCAGAACTGTGTAATATACAAGAGGGGCTGGTGAGCTGTCCTCACTTAAACAGATCGGGGCTGGAGCCTCCCATTGCATGGAGGCTTTGTGGGGGGCAAGAAGAAACCAATGACTGTACAAAAGAATCCCGAAATGGCTGTGCAGCTGGAGAGCTTTCTGCATGGTCACTAAAAACGGCCTCACCTGCATTCTAGCAGACAGATTCATGTACGATTCATATTGTTCCCTTTTACTTTCTGATCCTCCCACATACAGGAGCTTGTGGAGCATATGCTGTATTGGTGGGTTTTGTTGCAGGTAAAACTGGGCTGCaacaagtatttttttcataataaaatgaCCCGGCAATGGTGCAAAATGTCCCTTTCCTGTGCTGGGTGCATCACTTCCGCGGGGAGGCCATAAGAGCATGTGCTGCAGAGGTAGTTAATTTCACAGTGGGTTTAGGCTGTGGGCCGGCTGCATccgctctggggggagggagtggtgcCCAGGCAGCATCAGCTCAGGAGCACACAGGTGAGGAGTAGCAGCGGTGAACATGCCCTATTCAGTGTCAGATTATTACTGTGGTTTTCTAAAACCTGTGTCGATATTCACAGCTCTGCTGGAGCTTGGCTTTGGCTCTTTTTGAATAATGAATCCTTTTCAGTGGCCACCACAGCATCAAAACTGCCCGGAGAACGTCGGGATGCGTTCCTAGGTGCCCTTTGTGAGCGTGTTGAGCTGTTGGCTCTGGGGTCGGGGCCAGGCTAGCCAACTCCTGGTTGAATCACAGTTGTGGTAGCAGCATTCCCATAAGTGTGGGATTTATTTAAAAGCTCACTTTGTATGGTAGAAATGCTGGTCACTTTGAAGACATTGTCAAGGACAGACCTATCCCAGAGAGCAGCTATTGATGAAGGTTGTAAACACTTTGAGGAAGACAGACATGAAAATCAGGGCCAAGAGTCATGCCATCTCTTCGGTGGGAGCCTGCACTTTCCCATGTGCCATCAGTTTGTGACCTTGCTATTCACTGATCAGACTATACAGCCCCAAGAGAACAGACACGATGCTGTGACATCATCATGGGATATGCTGAACAGCCTATATACGTTTAAAAGCATTGGATTTCCTGAGATGCGATATCTGGTGTGTAAGAATTTGATGGGGATCTTTAGAGCAGAGTTTACACAGGATACAGATAAGTGTCCCTGCTAGCACGTGGGGAAAGGTGCAGGGTTAAAAATCTCCTGATCAGTCTTCTGCCAGCAGTTCAGGTGCAGAATGGGCTGCAGGGATTCACGCTTCTTCAGGGCTATCCCATGGATGTGCCTCGGCGTTGACCTGCAGCGGGCACTTTTATTTGCAAGAGGCTTAATATTCATGCCCACTGCAGCCCTGATTACTCTGAGCCCAGTCACCGAACTTTGTGCTGTGGTCCTATCTCCGTTCACAAGTGAACTGGGGTTGGGTCAGTGCCAGCTCGGAGGGCAAACCTCCACGGAACATGAGGTTCTGCAGAAAGTGGCTCTGGTTCAGTCGATGGCACTCCTCCTCTCATCAGTTGTGGGAATGCCATGCCTAGGTGGTGAGAGGTTGCTGTGCTGGTGGAGGCACTGCCATTCCAATGAGGATTAAAACCAAGTTTTTGACCATTTGGGACCACTAAAATTTCCATGACGATGTAGAAAAGATGGAGCATGTGAATACAAAATCCTGGCTAACTTCCCAAACTGGTAAATTCACTCTAGCTACTTACATTCCCCCTCGGATAAGGATATGGTGTTCTCCATGTCCTGGCTGGTCCTGTTGTGTGGTGCCTCTCTGCACACCAGAGGGGACTGGTTCAGTACTGGGAGGTGTCACCTACCTTGCAGGTGGTTGATGTTTGTGAAACATTGAGGTGCTTCTTGGGCCTTTGATCCAAGAATATGGAAGTACTTTTGTCCCTTCTTCTGACACCAGGGCTGCCTTTCAGCCGAGTGATAGCAGCTGTGTGGGGCTTTGCAGGTTGGCttcccagtggaggagaaatc from Chelonoidis abingdonii isolate Lonesome George chromosome 2, CheloAbing_2.0, whole genome shotgun sequence includes:
- the CCDC12 gene encoding coiled-coil domain-containing protein 12 isoform X2, coding for MCGISFCFCPKIAKNKDTGEPENKQFREDEEEDGTKHKELKLRNYVPEDEDLKKRKVPQAKPASVEDKVKDQLEAAKPEPIIEEVDLANLAPRKPDWDLKRDVAKKLEKLEKRTQRVIAELIRERLRGQEEELASAVGSAKQEGSDSD
- the CCDC12 gene encoding coiled-coil domain-containing protein 12 isoform X3, with the protein product MLLSCQYSKRINRNKDTGEPENKQFREDEEEDGTKHKELKLRNYVPEDEDLKKRKVPQAKPASVEDKVKDQLEAAKPEPIIEEVDLANLAPRKPDWDLKRDVAKKLEKLEKRTQRVIAELIRERLRGQEEELASAVGSAKQEGSDSD
- the CCDC12 gene encoding coiled-coil domain-containing protein 12 isoform X1 — protein: MLAVNGHKIQRVCKLKHRKQLVRSLRARNRTQNKDTGEPENKQFREDEEEDGTKHKELKLRNYVPEDEDLKKRKVPQAKPASVEDKVKDQLEAAKPEPIIEEVDLANLAPRKPDWDLKRDVAKKLEKLEKRTQRVIAELIRERLRGQEEELASAVGSAKQEGSDSD
- the CCDC12 gene encoding coiled-coil domain-containing protein 12 isoform X4; protein product: MLAVNGHKIQRNKDTGEPENKQFREDEEEDGTKHKELKLRNYVPEDEDLKKRKVPQAKPASVEDKVKDQLEAAKPEPIIEEVDLANLAPRKPDWDLKRDVAKKLEKLEKRTQRVIAELIRERLRGQEEELASAVGSAKQEGSDSD
- the CCDC12 gene encoding coiled-coil domain-containing protein 12 isoform X5 → MKNKDTGEPENKQFREDEEEDGTKHKELKLRNYVPEDEDLKKRKVPQAKPASVEDKVKDQLEAAKPEPIIEEVDLANLAPRKPDWDLKRDVAKKLEKLEKRTQRVIAELIRERLRGQEEELASAVGSAKQEGSDSD